A DNA window from Vigna angularis cultivar LongXiaoDou No.4 chromosome 1, ASM1680809v1, whole genome shotgun sequence contains the following coding sequences:
- the LOC108323816 gene encoding UDP-glucose flavonoid 3-O-glucosyltransferase 7, translating to MDVKDHSLKLYFIPYLAAGHMIPLCDIAQFFASRGHHVTIITTPSNAQHLKPSHNLRLHTFQFPSQEVGLPVGVENLTAVTDIDKSYRIYTATMLLRQPIESFIEQDPPDCIVADFLYPWVHDLANKLCIPRLVFNGFSLFSICAMESVKTLSIHATGPFAIPDFPHHVTLSSSPPKDSREFLEPLLAMALKSDGFIINNFVELDGEEYLRHYERTTGHKAWHLGPACLARRTALEKSERGAKNVVSMQECVSWLDSKQVNSVVYISFGSLCYFPDKQLYEIACAIEASGYGFIWVVPEKKEKEEDNEEEKEKWLPKGFEERTGEKVMIIRGWAPQMTILNHPAVGAFLTHCGWNSTVESVAAGVPMITWPVHSDQFYNEKLITRVRGIGVEVGAEEWNLSAFFESEKLVDRACIEKAMRRIMDGADESLLIRRRAKEFGETARQAVQEGGSSYNNLTALIDYLKRLRNSKPE from the coding sequence ATGGACGTGAAAGACCACTCACTCAAGCTTTACTTCATTCCCTACCTCGCAGCCGGTCACATGATCCCTCTCTGCGACATAGCCCAATTCTTCGCCTCACGTGGCCACCACGTCACCATCATCACCACCCCTTCCAACGCCCAACACCTTAAACCATCCCATAACCTCCGTCTCCACACTTTCCAATTCCCTTCCCAAGAAGTAGGTCTGCCCGTCGGAGTCGAAAACTTGACCGCGGTCACCGACATCGACAAATCCTATAGAATCTACACGGCCACCATGCTGCTCCGCCAACCCATCGAGAGTTTCATCGAGCAGGACCCACCGGATTGCATCGTCGCCGATTTTCTATACCCCTGGGTCCATGACTTGGCAAACAAGCTTTGCATCCCCAGGCTCGTTTTCAATGGATTCTCCCTCTTTTCCATTTGCGCCATGGAGTCCGTCAAAACGCTGAGCATCCATGCCACCGGTCCCTTTGCTATTCCCGATTTTCCTCACCACGTCACCTTGAGCTCATCTCCGCCTAAGGACTCGCGGGAATTCTTGGAACCCCTGCTCGCGATGGCGCTCAAAAGCGACGGTTTCATTATCAACAACTTCGTCGAGCTTGACGGGGAAGAGTACCTCCGCCACTACGAGAGAACTACTGGGCACAAGGCCTGGCACCTCGGGCCAGCGTGTCTTGCTCGCAGAACTGCTCTAGAGAAATCAGAGCGAGGGGCAAAGAACGTGGTGAGTATGCAGGAGTGTGTGAGTTGGCTTGACTCGAAGCAAGTGAACTCGGTGGTGTACATAAGTTTTGGTTCCCTCTGCTATTTCCCGGATAAACAGCTTTACGAGATTGCATGCGCTATCGAAGCGTCGGGTTATGGATTCATATGGGTGGTTccagagaagaaagaaaaggaagaggacaatgaagaagagaaagagaagtggCTACCGAAGGGGTTTGAGGAGAGGACCGGAGAGAAGGTGATGATTATCAGAGGCTGGGCCCCACAGATGACTATCCTGAACCACCCCGCTGTTGGCGCGTTCCTGACTCACTGCGGCTGGAACTCCACCGTAGAGAGCGTAGCTGCTGGGGTTCCCATGATTACGTGGCCCGTTCACAGTGACCAGTTTTACAACGAGAAGTTAATAACGCGGGTGCGGGGGATTGGGGTGGAGGTGGGCGCAGAGGAGTGGAACCTCTCTGCTTTCTTCGAGAGTGAAAAGCTTGTGGACAGAGCTTGCATTGAGAAGGCTATGAGGAGGATCATGGACGGCGCTGATGAATCCTTGCTAATCAGACGGCGAGCAAAAGAGTTTGGGGAAACTGCGAGGCAAGCTGTTCAAGAGGGTGGCTCATCTTACAACAATTTAACGGCCTTGATTGATTATCTCAAACGGCTGAGAAACTCTAAGCCAGAGTGA
- the LOC108331956 gene encoding UDP-glucose flavonoid 3-O-glucosyltransferase 7, translating into MEETRPLKLYFIHSLAAGHMIPLCDIATLFVSRGHHVTIISTPSNALTLRKSIPSHPFLLFHTFPFPSEEVGLPDGIENISSVTDADQLVKVMNATTMLQTPIQNFVEENPPDCIVADFLFPWVHDLANNLNIPRLAFNGFSLFTVCALHSSSHSSNSLLSPTLPHSITLNASPPKELAEFLNKYLEMELGSYGLIVNNFAELDGEEYIRYYEKTTGHKAWHLGPASLIPRTPEEKAERGMKSVVSMHECVSWLDSKAENSVVYICFGSLCHFPDKQLYEIACGIEASGHGFIWVVPEKKGKEESKEEEKWMPEGFEERNAEKGMVIRGWAPQLVILNHRAVGAFLSHCGWNSTVEAVSGGVPMITWPVHGEQFYNEKLISEVRGIGVEVGVAEWNSIGFGERQMLVCRDSIERGVRRIMDGGDEAQEVRRRAQEFGKKAREAVGEGGSSHENLTALIHDLTRLRDAKLLS; encoded by the coding sequence ATGGAGGAAACGAGGCCACTCAAACTCTACTTCATTCATTCCCTAGCAGCAGGTCACATGATCCCACTATGCGATATAGCCACCCTCTTCGTCTCTCGTGGCCACCATGTCACCATCATCAGCACCCCTTCCAACGCTTTAACTCTCCGCAAATCCATCCCCTCCCACCCCTTCCTCCTCTTCCACACCTTTCCATTTCCCTCCGAAGAAGTCGGTCTCCCCGACGGCATCGAAAACATCTCCTCCGTCACCGACGCTGACCAACTCGTTAAGGTCATGAACGCCACCACCATGCTCCAAACCCCCATCCAGAATTTCGTGGAGGAAAATCCACCTGATTGCATCGTCGCCGACTTTCTATTCCCCTGGGTTCATGACTTGGCCAACAACCTTAACATCCCCAGACTTGCCTTCAACGGCTTCTCCCTCTTCACCGTCTGCGCCCTACACTCCTCCTCTCACTCTTCCAATTCTCTTCTCAGTCCCACCCTCCCTCACTCCATAACCCTCAACGCATCACCACCGAAGGAGTTGGCCGAATTCCTTAATAAGTACCTGGAGATGGAGCTCGGAAGCTACGGCCTAATCGTGAACAACTTCGCGGAGCTCGACGGAGAAGAATACATCCGCTACTACGAGAAAACGACGGGGCACAAGGCTTGGCATCTTGGGCCGGCCTCTCTCATACCCAGAACCCCTGAAGAGAAAGCAGAGAGGGGCATGAAGAGCGTGGTGAGTATGCATGAGTGCGTGAGTTGGCTTGACTCTAAGGCGGAAAACTCGGTGGTGTACATATGCTTTGGGAGCCTTTGTCATTTCCCGGATAAACAGCTTTACGAGATTGCATGCGGGATTGAAGCGTCGGGTCATGGGTTCATATGGGTGGTGCCGGAGAAGAAGGGGAAGGAGGAGAGTAAGGAAGAGGAGAAGTGGATGCCCGAGGGGTTTGAAGAAAGGAATGCAGAGAAGGGGATGGTTATCAGGGGGTGGGCTCCACAGTTGGTTATCCTGAACCACCGTGCCGTTGGAGCATTTTTGAGTCATTGTGGGTGGAATTCCACCGTGGAGGCTGTGAGTGGTGGCGTCCCCATGATTACTTGGCCGGTGCACGGAGAACAGTTCTACAACGAGAAGCTGATAAGCGAGGTGCGGGGAATTGGGGTGGAGGTGGGCGTAGCTGAGTGGAACTCAATAGGGTTTGGTGAGAGACAGATGTTGGTGTGCAGAGACAGCATTGAGAGAGGTGTGAGGCGGATAATGGACGGTGGCGATGAAGCGCAAGAAGTGAGACGGCGTGCACAAGAGTTTGGGAAAAAGGCGCGAGAAGCTGTTGGAGAAGGAGGTTCATCTCACGAGAATTTAACAGCCCTCATTCATGATCTTACGCGGCTCAGGGATGCCAAGCTTCTCTCCTAG
- the LOC108340227 gene encoding membrane protein PM19L, with translation MASGSKSVASILLALNLVLYFIVLVIASWAVNHGIQRSGETASVLSIPARIFPIYFPMGNMTTGFFVILSLIAGVVGFTTSLTGLNNIFQWDAPNLHAAAMSSLTTWALTLLAMGFACKEIELGWTDSNLRTLETITIIVSATQLLCTGVIHVGISEVVPPRIGRV, from the exons ATGGCTTCAGGATCCAAATCAGTAGCCTCGATCCTCTTGGCACTGAATCTTGTGCTGTACTTCATTGTGCTTGTGATTGCTTCTTGGGCAGTGAATCATGGGATTCAAAGGTCTGGTGAAACAG CATCTGTTTTGTCCATTCCGGCTCGAATATTTCCGATATATTTTCCGATGGGAAACATGACGACTGGTTTCTTCGTGATATTGTCTCTGATTGCTGGTGTTGTGGGCTTCACCACCTCTCTCACTGGACTCAATAACATTTTCCAGTGGGATGCTCCCAACTTACATGCTGCAGCCATGTCTTCACTCACTACATGGGCACTCACTCTATTAGCCATGGG ATTTGCTTGCAAAGAGATTGAACTTGGATGGACTGACTCAAACCTG CGCACCTTAGAAACAATCACGATAATTGTAAGCGCAACTCAACTGCTATGCACGGGAGTTATCCACGTTGGTATTTCAGAAGTTGTTCCTCCCAGAATTGGAAGAGTATGA